In a single window of the Lebetimonas sp. JH292 genome:
- the lolA gene encoding LolA-like outer membrane lipoprotein chaperone, with protein sequence MSNALNLPKEFKAKFTQYIYSKDKKLTYKGIVILKNNEIYWKYTYPNIKEIWIKDKVYIYEPDLMQVTISKKAKLNLFKILKNAKKLDKNLYVAINNKKEIYFIYDKTLKKAWYTDDIGNKVEIYFKKTNKNISIPPLNFPKDIDIIYQN encoded by the coding sequence ATTTCAAATGCCCTAAATTTACCAAAAGAATTTAAAGCCAAATTCACCCAGTATATATATTCTAAAGACAAAAAATTAACTTATAAAGGAATAGTTATACTTAAAAACAATGAAATTTACTGGAAATACACATATCCTAATATTAAAGAGATATGGATTAAAGATAAAGTTTATATTTATGAGCCTGATTTAATGCAGGTTACTATTTCAAAAAAAGCGAAATTAAATCTTTTTAAGATATTAAAAAATGCTAAAAAACTTGATAAAAATTTATATGTTGCAATTAATAACAAAAAAGAGATATATTTTATTTATGATAAAACTCTTAAAAAAGCATGGTATACGGATGATATCGGAAACAAGGTTGAAATTTATTTTAAAAAAACAAATAAAAACATTTCTATTCCACCGCTTAATTTTCCAAAAGATATCGATATTATTTATCAGAATTAA